Proteins encoded together in one Erinaceus europaeus chromosome 11, mEriEur2.1, whole genome shotgun sequence window:
- the LORICRIN gene encoding loricrin gives MSHQKKQPTPQPPMGCGKTYGGGGGGGSSGGGCGFSSGGGGCSGGGGGGGSSCGGGGGGSSCGGSGGGSGGVVKYSGGGGGGSGCGGYSGGGGGSGCGGYSGGGGGSGCGGYSGGGGGGSSSCGGGYSGGGGYSGGGSSCGGGSSGGVKYYGGGSGGGAGYSGGGSGCGGGSSGGGGGCGGGSSGGGGGCGGGSSGGGGGCGGGSSGGGSSCGSSSSQQVPCQSYGGSGCGGGSSGGYSCEGGYSGGGSSCGGGYSGGGSSCGGGYSGGSSGGGGGCGGGSSGGGSSCGGGSGGGSGYSSQQTTQTSYAPNYSGGSSGGGSSCGGGSSGGGGGCYSSCGGGGAGSSGGGGCHSSCGGGGGSSGGGSSGGGSSGGKGVPVCHQTQQKQAPSWPCK, from the coding sequence ATGTCTCACCAAAAAAAGCAGCCCACTCCACAGCCCCCCATGGGCTGCGGGAAGACctacggcggcggcggcggcggcggcagcagcgGCGGCGGCTGCGGATTCTCTAGTGGCGGCGGTGGCTGCAGTGGCGGAGGCGGCGGCGGTGGTTCCAGCtgcggaggcggcggcggcggttcCAGctgcggcggcagcggcggcggctcCGGCGGGGTTGTCAAATAttcaggcggcggcggcggcggctccggCTGCGGCGGCTATTCTGGCGGTGGCGGCGGCTCCGGCTGCGGTGGCTAttctggcggcggcggcggctccggCTGCGGCGGCTATTctggcggtggcggcggcggcagctCCAGCTGCGGGGGCGGCTACTCAGGAGGAGGTGGCTATTCCGGGGGAGGCTCCAGCTGCGGGGGTGGCTCTTCTGGGGGCGTCAAGTACTACGGCGGCggctccgggggcggggccggctaCTCCGGCGGTGGCTCAGGCTGTGGGGGCGGCTCCTCTGGCGGCGGAGGCGGCTGCGGGGGCGGCTCCTCTGGCGGCGGAGGCGGCTGCGGGGGCGGCTCCTCTGGCGGCGGAGGCGGCTGCGGAGGTGGCTCTTCCGGCGGGGGTTCCAGCTGTGGCAGCTCCTCCAGCCAGCAGGTGCCTTGCCAGAGCTACGGAGGCTCTGGCTGTGGGGGAGGCTCCAGCGGCGGCTACAGCTGTGAGGGCGGATACTCAGGCGGGGGCTCCAGCTGCGGGGGTGGATACTCCGGAGGCGGCTCCAGCTGCGGGGGCGGCTACTCTGGCGGTTCCTCTGGCGGAGGAGGCGGCTGCGGGGGCGGCTCCTCCGGTGGCGGCTCCAGCTGTGGCGGCGGGTCCGGGGGCGGTTCTGGCTATTCCTCCCAGCAGACCACCCAGACCTCTTATGCGCCCAACTACAGTGGGGGCTCGTCAGGCGGCGGCTCCAGTTGTGGGGGCGGTTCCTCTGGGGGCGGCGGTGGCTGCTACTCCAGCTGCGGGGGAGGCGGCGCAGGCTCCTCTGGGGGCGGCGGCTGCCACTCCAGCTGCGGGGGAGGCGGTGGCTCCTCCGGGGGTGGCTCCTCTGGGGGTGGCTCCAGCGGTGGCAAGGGCGTCCCGGTGTGCCACCAGACCCAGCAGAAGCAGGCACCTTCCTGGCCGTGCAAATAA